TGTCGGTCTTGGCGATCGCTTTAAATGTTTGAGAATTTGTAATTCTACATCCATTGCCCTCTCTGCCTCACAGCTACCAATAACTTTTTCTATTGTAGCTTAATTCTCGGAAAGTGACAAAAGAGGGTTAAGCTAGACGAAATTTGATGATGACGTTATTAATCTAAATATGAAAAAACAGAGTATCAGGAATAAGAAATTGAATTTAGTTAAATATGGTGTTTTCCTCGCTCAATTAAGCTTGTTACCATTTCTTGTTACTATTAATCCCGCTACCGCTGAATCGATAAAGAATAACTCGCAAATAATAGAGACAAATTTTATTCGAGCTCCTTTCTCGCGCCACAAAGTCTCTAGTTCAGCAAAAGATTTATTCCTAAAGGATACCGCTACGCATATAGCGCAAGGTAATTTTACTTCCATAACTGGATTAAAGGTCGATCGAACTGATAAAGGATTAGAAGTAATTTTAACTACCAAAGGAAAAAGGTTAGTCCCGCTAATCTTTCCAGAAGGCAATAATTTGGTAATCGATATTCTGGATGCAACTTTAGCACCCGCTATTAAAAACGGTTTTGCCAAAACTAATCCCGCCCCAGGAATTAAGCAAGTCAAGCTAACAGAGCTAGATGAAAGTAGTGTTCGTTTGACTATTGCAGGCGAAACACAAACACCAAGTGCAGAAATAATACCTTCTCAGCCAAATTCAGTAGTATTAAACATTGTTTCAACAAGCACAGCACAAACTGAAATAGATGAGGAGATTGAAATTATCGTCACAGATGAAGCAGAAGATAATTATTATGTACCCGATGCTAGCACGGCAACACGAACTAATACACCTTTGCGAGATATTCCTCAATCAGTTCAGATCATTCCCCAACAGGTAATTGAAGATCGGCAAGCAATATCGCTAGAAGAAATTGCAACCAACAGCAGCGGAGTAATATTTTCTGGTAACAATTTCGGTCGTGGTGCGGATATTGCAATTCGAGGTTTTAATCGTAGTGCTATTCTCCGAGATGGCTTTAGAGTATACAATCGGGCTGCCCAGGGAATACCAGAAATAGCTAACTTAGAGCGAGTAGAGATTGTTAAAGGACCTTCTTCTGTTGTGTTCGGTGAAAGCGAACCTGGCGGACTAATCAATCTTGTTTCCAAGCAGCCTTTATCCGAACCTTTTTATAATTTACAGCTTCAACTAGGAAATGATAGTTTCGTGCGACTTCCCTTCGATTTGTCTGGTCCTCTAACCGAGGATGCTAACCTAAACTATCGACTTAATACACTATACCAATACGAAGAGAGCTTTCGCGACTTCGACAACGGTTTTGAACGTTTTTTTGTTGCTCCAACTTTAGCTTGGCAAATTTCTGATAACACCGATTTGTCTTTCAATCTCGAATACACTCATGAAACGAGACCTGTCGATTCTGGTACGGCATCGATTGACGGTGAACCTGCTGACATTCCCCGTGAAAGAATTCTTAACAATCCCAGCGATGAGGCGGAAAGAGAATTTATTAACACTGGCTATACTTTCGAGCATCGTTTTAATGAAGATTGGAAAATTAGAAATGCCTTTCGCTATATCTCCAATAATTACGATTCTAATGATGATACTTTGGCTGTACCTTTTCTAATCAATGAAAACACGGGTATTATAACTCGTACTTTTGTTCAAGAAGAGCGAGCCGAAGACAGTTTTACTTTATATACCAATGTAGAAGGTAATTTTGCAACTGGAAAAATTAAACACAATCTTTTATTTGGAATAGATCTAAACCACAGTCAAACCGACTTAAGCACTAGATTCGATCCTTTTCCTTTAAATTCTTCCAATCCCAATTTGACATTTATTGATATCTTCAATCCAGATTACGACGCGTTTCTCTC
This genomic window from Coleofasciculaceae cyanobacterium contains:
- a CDS encoding TonB-dependent siderophore receptor — protein: MNLVKYGVFLAQLSLLPFLVTINPATAESIKNNSQIIETNFIRAPFSRHKVSSSAKDLFLKDTATHIAQGNFTSITGLKVDRTDKGLEVILTTKGKRLVPLIFPEGNNLVIDILDATLAPAIKNGFAKTNPAPGIKQVKLTELDESSVRLTIAGETQTPSAEIIPSQPNSVVLNIVSTSTAQTEIDEEIEIIVTDEAEDNYYVPDASTATRTNTPLRDIPQSVQIIPQQVIEDRQAISLEEIATNSSGVIFSGNNFGRGADIAIRGFNRSAILRDGFRVYNRAAQGIPEIANLERVEIVKGPSSVVFGESEPGGLINLVSKQPLSEPFYNLQLQLGNDSFVRLPFDLSGPLTEDANLNYRLNTLYQYEESFRDFDNGFERFFVAPTLAWQISDNTDLSFNLEYTHETRPVDSGTASIDGEPADIPRERILNNPSDEAEREFINTGYTFEHRFNEDWKIRNAFRYISNNYDSNDDTLAVPFLINENTGIITRTFVQEERAEDSFTLYTNVEGNFATGKIKHNLLFGIDLNHSQTDLSTRFDPFPLNSSNPNLTFIDIFNPDYDAFLSPDPEAIDFFNNDDVTNDRLGIYLQDKIDLLDNLILLAGLRYDTFDQTTTNNLNNTEVSQDSDAFTPRIGIVYQPIEAISLYSNYSESFNPQPFLYNRSADGSLLEPESGKGFEVGVKAEIVTNRLAANAAYFNITRENVATEDRFNPFAAVVVGEQQSQGVELDLTGEIQPGWNIIASYAYIDSEITEDNNPDLIGNRFPNIPENSASLWTTYEIQQGDLEGLGLGVGLNYVGERQGGLPNSFKVDSYFLTNAALFYNRQNWQLRLNLDNLFDVDFIEAADTSSARGIYVGRPFVVRGSISLQL